From one Candidatus Sulfotelmatobacter sp. genomic stretch:
- a CDS encoding PQQ-dependent dehydrogenase, methanol/ethanol family has product MVPAHAQVTFERLVNSGKEPQNWMTYSGDYSGRRFSALDQVNITNARTLVAKWVYQTGATGKLEATPLVVDGIMYATGQDDRAFALDAQTGRPIWMYQRQLPADIRPCCGHVNRGLAILGNKVFLGTMDAHVIALDAKTGNVVWDVVAADYRIGYSFTGAPLAVKGLVVIGVSGGEYGVRGFIDAYDAGTGERKWRFYTVPGPGEPGHESWEGESWKVGGAPAWMTGTYDPITNQIFWPTGNPAPSNRGEGRAGDNLYSNSLLALDPDTGKMNWYFQFTPHDEHDWDATQVPIMIDKDAKHWIAQANRNGYFYVIDRATGKLISATEYGKTTWSDTKDAQGRPVAKKEASPTLEGHTVCPGALGTTNYMAPTYDPQTGLFYVTARDQCDIFSTAPQPYEAGHAYYGSAYFPSEDARPYLGFLKAIDPATGQVKWKFQHTTPTWSGVLSTAGGLVFSADAEGNFIAFNAASGKPLWHFQMGGAVYASPMAFAVDGKEYVAIAAGSALYVFGLP; this is encoded by the coding sequence GTGGTCCCCGCGCACGCGCAAGTCACCTTTGAGCGACTGGTGAATTCTGGGAAAGAACCGCAGAACTGGATGACCTATTCCGGCGATTATTCCGGTCGGCGCTTCAGCGCGCTCGATCAAGTCAACATCACGAATGCACGCACGCTGGTCGCGAAGTGGGTGTACCAGACTGGAGCAACGGGAAAACTTGAGGCCACGCCACTGGTCGTCGATGGAATCATGTATGCCACTGGGCAAGATGACCGCGCCTTTGCTCTAGATGCGCAGACGGGCCGGCCCATCTGGATGTATCAGCGGCAGCTTCCGGCGGACATTCGTCCGTGCTGCGGACACGTGAATCGCGGCCTGGCGATTCTGGGCAACAAGGTTTTTCTGGGCACGATGGATGCGCATGTAATCGCCCTCGATGCGAAGACTGGAAATGTAGTGTGGGACGTGGTCGCTGCGGACTATCGCATCGGATACAGCTTCACGGGAGCTCCACTGGCGGTGAAGGGATTGGTGGTGATCGGAGTTTCGGGCGGTGAGTATGGCGTGCGCGGATTTATCGATGCATACGACGCAGGGACCGGCGAGCGCAAGTGGCGCTTCTATACCGTCCCGGGACCGGGCGAGCCCGGACATGAAAGCTGGGAAGGCGAATCCTGGAAAGTTGGCGGAGCGCCAGCCTGGATGACGGGAACTTACGATCCGATCACGAACCAGATTTTCTGGCCGACCGGAAATCCTGCGCCGTCGAATCGCGGCGAAGGGCGTGCCGGCGACAATCTCTACAGCAATTCCCTGCTGGCGCTCGATCCCGACACTGGCAAGATGAATTGGTATTTTCAATTCACGCCTCACGACGAGCACGATTGGGATGCCACGCAGGTTCCGATCATGATCGACAAAGACGCAAAACATTGGATCGCGCAAGCCAACCGCAACGGGTACTTCTACGTAATCGATCGCGCAACCGGGAAACTTATCTCTGCGACGGAGTACGGCAAGACAACCTGGAGCGACACGAAAGACGCGCAGGGCCGTCCCGTGGCGAAGAAGGAAGCATCTCCCACGCTGGAGGGACACACGGTGTGTCCGGGTGCGCTCGGGACGACGAACTACATGGCGCCGACCTACGATCCTCAGACCGGACTGTTCTATGTGACGGCGCGCGATCAATGCGACATTTTCAGCACGGCTCCTCAGCCCTACGAAGCGGGCCACGCCTATTACGGCAGCGCTTATTTCCCGTCGGAAGATGCCCGGCCTTATCTGGGATTCCTGAAAGCGATCGATCCCGCGACCGGGCAGGTGAAGTGGAAGTTTCAGCACACCACTCCGACGTGGTCGGGCGTGCTGTCGACGGCGGGCGGCTTAGTTTTTTCTGCCGACGCCGAGGGTAATTTCATCGCATTTAATGCGGCCTCGGGCAAGCCGCTATGGCACTTCCAGATGGGCGGCGCGGTCTACGCCTCGCCGATGGCGTTCGCCGTGGATGGGAAAGAGTATGTGGCAATTGCGGCGGGAAGCGCGCTGTATGTATTTGGGTTGCCATAA
- a CDS encoding type II toxin-antitoxin system VapC family toxin has protein sequence MRLLLDTHIWLWSLREPDRLGKRTKHELDNPANELWLSPISTWEALVLHEKGRVRLEGDLDEWVADATARFRMAPLTHEIVAASSRLSLPQRDPADRFLAATAKVLDLTLVTADVNLPGLGEIATLANR, from the coding sequence TTGAGACTCCTGCTGGACACTCATATCTGGCTTTGGAGTTTGCGTGAGCCTGATCGCCTTGGCAAGCGCACAAAGCATGAACTGGACAATCCGGCCAACGAATTGTGGCTCTCGCCAATCAGTACGTGGGAAGCGCTCGTTCTGCACGAAAAGGGGCGAGTGCGTCTGGAGGGAGACCTGGATGAATGGGTGGCGGATGCGACCGCCCGATTTCGAATGGCGCCCCTAACCCACGAAATTGTGGCGGCCTCTAGCCGTTTGTCTCTGCCCCAGCGCGATCCCGCGGACCGCTTTCTCGCCGCAACTGCCAAGGTTCTTGATCTCACGCTGGTGACTGCCGACGTAAACCTCCCGGGACTGGGAGAGATTGCCACGCTCGCAAACCGATGA
- a CDS encoding FAD-dependent oxidoreductase, with amino-acid sequence MTTSLKTGCCIAGGGPAGMMLAFLLARSGIDVMVLEKHSDFLRDFRGDTIHPSTLELMYELGLLDDFLKRPHQEVRELAGQVGGETVTIGDFTHLPTHCKFLALMPQWDFLNFLVEHGRRYPGFQVKMQAEVTDLFEENGRIAGVRAKTPDGEIEIRAALTVGADGRHSIVRQRGNLEVMDLGAPMDVLWMRLSRHPDDPGQTFGRVEAGVILVMIAREDYWQCGYVIRKGAADEIRKQGIEQFQERVERLAPFVRDRVGELRDWNDVSLLTVKVDRLKRWWRPGLLCIGDAAHAMSPVGGVGINLAVQDAVAAANIVAGKLAAGTVDDGDLEAVQGRRDFPTRATQKLQVAIQNRIIKSVLNASKPISLPLPLRMLRRWPWLRRIPARIVGLGFRSEHIKTQNKSLAH; translated from the coding sequence ATGACAACTTCCTTAAAAACCGGATGCTGCATCGCGGGCGGAGGACCGGCGGGAATGATGCTGGCTTTTCTGCTGGCCCGCTCGGGCATCGACGTGATGGTGCTGGAGAAGCATTCCGATTTCCTGCGCGATTTTCGCGGTGACACGATCCATCCATCGACGCTGGAGTTGATGTACGAACTGGGACTGCTCGATGATTTTCTGAAGCGCCCTCACCAGGAGGTGCGTGAACTGGCGGGACAGGTTGGCGGCGAGACCGTAACGATCGGCGACTTCACTCATCTTCCCACGCACTGCAAGTTTCTCGCCTTGATGCCCCAATGGGATTTCCTCAACTTTCTGGTGGAGCACGGCAGGCGCTATCCCGGTTTTCAGGTCAAAATGCAGGCCGAAGTCACCGATCTTTTCGAGGAAAATGGGCGGATCGCCGGCGTGCGCGCGAAGACTCCCGACGGCGAGATCGAGATTCGAGCTGCTCTCACCGTCGGAGCCGATGGCCGCCACTCGATTGTTCGCCAACGCGGCAATCTGGAGGTGATGGACCTCGGCGCTCCCATGGATGTGCTGTGGATGAGACTCAGCCGCCATCCCGACGATCCGGGACAAACTTTCGGCCGCGTCGAAGCCGGGGTCATACTGGTGATGATCGCTCGCGAGGACTACTGGCAATGCGGGTATGTCATTCGCAAAGGCGCGGCCGACGAAATCCGCAAACAGGGGATCGAACAATTTCAGGAAAGAGTTGAGAGGCTGGCGCCGTTCGTGCGCGACCGCGTTGGCGAACTTCGGGATTGGAACGATGTGAGCCTGCTTACGGTCAAGGTCGACCGATTGAAGCGGTGGTGGCGTCCTGGCCTGTTGTGCATCGGCGACGCAGCCCATGCCATGTCTCCGGTGGGAGGAGTGGGAATCAATCTCGCCGTTCAGGATGCCGTGGCCGCGGCAAATATCGTGGCCGGCAAGTTGGCCGCTGGGACCGTCGATGATGGCGATCTCGAGGCGGTCCAAGGCCGCCGGGATTTTCCCACTCGCGCCACGCAGAAGTTGCAAGTCGCCATACAAAACCGAATCATTAAGAGCGTTTTGAACGCTTCAAAGCCAATTTCTCTCCCCCTCCCGCTAAGAATGCTGCGTCGGTGGCCGTGGCTTCGCCGCATTCCTGCCCGCATCGTTGGCTTGGGCTTTCGCTCCGAGCACATCAAGACTCAGAATAAATCTCTCGCACATTGA
- a CDS encoding NUDIX hydrolase codes for MQREFPEIPLVGVGAIIIENSRVLLVKRAHPPLQAQWSIPGGVLEVGEFVRDAAIREAREETGLVVEPGELLGVYDRILRHTDERVQYHYVLIDFLCHRVGGELQAADDATEVRWFAREELPPLNLAEDTQDVIRKGFEKLGF; via the coding sequence ATGCAACGTGAATTCCCCGAAATTCCCTTGGTCGGCGTCGGCGCCATTATCATCGAGAACTCTCGCGTCCTTCTCGTCAAGCGCGCTCACCCGCCGTTGCAAGCGCAATGGTCGATCCCCGGCGGCGTTCTCGAAGTCGGCGAATTCGTCCGCGACGCCGCCATCCGCGAGGCCCGCGAAGAAACTGGACTCGTCGTCGAACCCGGCGAATTGCTGGGGGTCTATGACCGCATCCTGCGACATACGGACGAGCGCGTCCAATATCACTATGTATTGATTGATTTTCTCTGCCATAGGGTTGGCGGAGAACTCCAGGCCGCCGATGATGCTACGGAAGTGCGATGGTTCGCGCGCGAAGAGTTGCCGCCGCTGAACCTCGCGGAGGACACGCAGGACGTAATCCGCAAGGGATTTGAGAAGTTAGGATTCTAA
- the ligD gene encoding non-homologous end-joining DNA ligase, producing MPAKIHPMLAESIGEPFDGPEWVFEIKWDGYRAIAFITDGKVRLVSRNQNDLTPRYPELKDMAHLVKAKTAILDGEVVALDENGRASFSLIQQRTGFRPGGRRMGGNADVTVLYYAFDLLYLDGYDWRRVPLEKRKNKLESLLTTGDSVRYSDHHAQSGRALFKLAQHNGLEGIVAKKRECPYEERRSRDWLKIKIRHRIECVIGGYTEPEGSRAHFGSIVLGLYDKQGRLIHVGQAGSGFNQKSLAEISAVLKKLETKKNPFFGEVEALRKVFWVKPELVAEIEFAEWTEGTSAGSGPKLRAPVFLGLRDDKSPKECLIEELRADS from the coding sequence ATGCCCGCGAAGATCCATCCGATGCTGGCGGAATCAATCGGCGAGCCGTTCGATGGACCCGAGTGGGTGTTTGAGATCAAATGGGACGGATATCGCGCCATTGCGTTTATCACGGATGGCAAAGTCCGGCTGGTGTCACGGAACCAGAATGATCTGACGCCGCGCTATCCGGAGTTAAAGGACATGGCGCATCTCGTCAAGGCGAAGACGGCCATTCTGGACGGCGAAGTGGTCGCCCTCGATGAGAACGGCAGGGCCTCGTTCAGTCTGATCCAGCAGCGGACCGGTTTTCGTCCTGGCGGCCGTCGCATGGGGGGAAACGCCGATGTGACGGTTCTTTATTACGCCTTCGATCTGCTGTATCTCGACGGCTACGACTGGCGGCGCGTGCCGTTGGAGAAGCGTAAGAACAAATTGGAGTCGCTGCTGACGACGGGCGACAGCGTTCGCTATTCCGACCACCACGCGCAATCTGGCAGGGCCCTGTTTAAGCTGGCGCAGCACAACGGGCTGGAAGGCATTGTGGCCAAGAAGCGGGAGTGTCCGTATGAAGAACGCCGCAGCCGAGACTGGCTCAAGATAAAAATCCGGCACAGGATCGAGTGTGTAATCGGCGGATACACTGAACCGGAAGGCAGTCGCGCACATTTCGGTTCTATCGTCCTCGGCCTCTATGACAAGCAAGGGCGCCTGATTCATGTAGGACAAGCAGGCAGCGGTTTCAATCAGAAATCGTTGGCGGAGATCTCGGCGGTACTGAAAAAGTTGGAGACCAAGAAGAATCCATTCTTTGGAGAAGTTGAGGCTTTGCGAAAGGTATTTTGGGTGAAGCCGGAATTGGTGGCGGAGATTGAGTTCGCCGAGTGGACTGAGGGTACGAGCGCAGGAAGCGGACCAAAGCTTCGAGCCCCGGTGTTTCTCGGTTTAAGAGATGATAAGAGTCCTAAAGAATGCTTAATAGAAGAACTGAGAGCTGACAGCTGA
- a CDS encoding type II toxin-antitoxin system Phd/YefM family antitoxin, with protein MKEIAISEFKAKCLAVLHEVQKTRQPILITRRGKAVAEVSPPSPTNDRSWIGSMKGRMEILGDIVSPAGDPDDWEVLRD; from the coding sequence ATGAAAGAAATCGCAATCTCCGAATTCAAGGCCAAATGCCTCGCCGTTCTCCACGAGGTGCAGAAGACCAGGCAGCCAATTCTCATAACTCGCCGTGGGAAGGCTGTGGCTGAGGTTAGCCCACCTTCGCCGACGAACGACCGCAGTTGGATCGGATCGATGAAGGGACGGATGGAAATTTTGGGCGACATCGTAAGCCCCGCTGGCGATCCAGACGACTGGGAAGTGTTGCGCGATTGA
- a CDS encoding c-type cytochrome has protein sequence MQSLHMYSSNARDFAPSRVTTMLLLLAMPMFISAVAFAVDDRNPLAGDAKAAKAGEYEFRINCALCHGLGAHGGGRGPDLTRAVKKHAHSDADMFQVISNGIAGTAMPGNGTNGQGIGMTDEEIWQIITYIRSQEVKAPAQAAGNAAHGKELFYGDANCSLCHMVEGKGGRLGPELTAVGGSRTREAIVDSVRNPSRRLAWGLTESTKEFPQEYESVTVKTADGKKISGVTLNEDSFSVQIMDSSEHIHLLQKDKLLSFHKSRESAMPKYAVESLSDKELEDIVAYLISAGAK, from the coding sequence ATGCAATCCCTTCACATGTATTCATCGAACGCAAGAGATTTTGCCCCTTCCCGAGTCACGACAATGCTGCTGCTATTGGCGATGCCGATGTTTATCTCCGCTGTAGCCTTTGCGGTCGATGATCGCAATCCTCTTGCGGGCGATGCCAAGGCGGCGAAGGCTGGAGAGTATGAGTTCCGTATCAACTGCGCGCTATGTCACGGACTAGGGGCGCATGGCGGCGGCCGCGGTCCCGATTTGACGCGGGCGGTGAAGAAACACGCACACTCCGACGCCGACATGTTTCAGGTGATCAGCAACGGCATTGCGGGAACTGCAATGCCAGGCAACGGGACCAACGGGCAGGGCATCGGCATGACCGACGAAGAGATCTGGCAGATCATTACCTACATTCGCAGCCAGGAAGTGAAAGCTCCGGCGCAGGCGGCGGGGAATGCCGCCCATGGCAAGGAATTATTTTATGGCGATGCGAACTGCTCCCTGTGCCACATGGTCGAGGGCAAAGGCGGCAGGTTGGGACCGGAGCTGACGGCGGTAGGTGGATCGCGGACGCGCGAAGCGATCGTCGATTCGGTGCGCAATCCCAGCCGCAGACTGGCCTGGGGATTGACGGAATCGACGAAAGAATTTCCCCAGGAATATGAGAGTGTTACGGTGAAGACGGCCGACGGAAAAAAAATCTCAGGCGTGACGCTCAATGAAGACAGTTTCAGCGTGCAGATCATGGACTCGAGCGAGCACATTCATCTGCTGCAAAAAGACAAGCTGCTGTCATTTCACAAGAGCCGGGAGTCGGCGATGCCGAAGTACGCGGTCGAAAGTTTGAGCGACAAGGAGCTTGAGGATATCGTGGCCTATCTGATCAGCGCGGGGGCGAAATGA
- a CDS encoding UbiX family flavin prenyltransferase, protein MPNVSSGQHFAQNLTIATTGASGAIFLRQLLLAVARDARVQTVNFIASDSALRVMAEELGIAGRSNLIGQLLLETSSTGVSRRISGGRASPKIVSNKIALQSNADIGANVASGSYPADAMIVIPCSVGTLARIANGVAAQLIERAADVSLKEKRPLVLCVRETPLNKIHIRNMYRAADAGATIFPLIPAFYYGPASLDEMAREFAYRVLAHVGLPQPDAFHWKG, encoded by the coding sequence TTGCCGAACGTTTCGTCGGGCCAGCATTTCGCGCAAAATCTGACCATCGCCACTACCGGCGCCAGTGGGGCCATTTTTCTGCGGCAGTTGCTGCTCGCCGTGGCACGCGACGCGCGCGTCCAAACCGTTAACTTCATCGCCTCCGACAGCGCGTTGCGCGTCATGGCCGAAGAATTGGGCATCGCTGGACGTTCCAACCTGATCGGTCAACTTCTTCTCGAAACTTCCTCCACCGGCGTATCCCGCCGGATTTCCGGCGGCCGCGCATCGCCCAAAATCGTTTCCAATAAAATCGCGCTCCAATCCAACGCCGACATCGGAGCGAACGTGGCCAGCGGCTCTTATCCTGCCGACGCCATGATCGTCATCCCTTGCAGCGTAGGCACGCTGGCCCGCATTGCCAACGGCGTCGCCGCCCAACTCATCGAACGCGCGGCCGACGTCTCGTTGAAAGAGAAGCGGCCGCTGGTGCTGTGCGTGCGCGAAACGCCACTCAATAAGATCCACATCCGCAACATGTACCGGGCCGCCGACGCCGGAGCCACCATATTCCCGTTGATTCCGGCCTTCTATTACGGTCCTGCTTCTTTAGATGAGATGGCGCGCGAGTTTGCTTACCGCGTGCTGGCCCATGTGGGCCTTCCCCAGCCCGACGCCTTTCATTGGAAAGGCTGA
- a CDS encoding DUF2007 domain-containing protein, which yields MTQIDPAQERARLVEAYSHQTDEELEAIARQSDGLTDIAIQALRTELSTRGLTQDLLDEEPDSRRPEPEFRDLTVVRSYWNLLEAQLAKGALDAAGIECFLFDDNMIRMDWFNANAIGGVKLRVDPENVDAANRILDECAANVAATDEPADSADLES from the coding sequence ATGACCCAGATTGATCCTGCACAGGAACGCGCGCGGCTGGTCGAAGCCTATTCTCACCAGACCGATGAGGAGTTGGAGGCGATTGCACGGCAGAGTGACGGCCTCACCGATATCGCGATCCAGGCGCTGCGAACGGAACTGTCGACCAGAGGTCTTACCCAGGATCTGCTGGACGAGGAGCCTGATTCCCGTCGGCCCGAGCCCGAATTTCGCGACTTGACTGTGGTGCGCAGTTACTGGAACCTTCTCGAAGCCCAACTGGCAAAGGGCGCTCTCGACGCGGCGGGCATCGAGTGCTTCCTGTTTGATGACAATATGATCCGGATGGATTGGTTCAATGCCAACGCAATTGGTGGGGTAAAGTTGCGAGTCGATCCGGAGAATGTCGACGCCGCCAATCGCATTCTGGACGAGTGTGCCGCGAACGTCGCCGCCACGGACGAACCTGCGGACAGCGCGGATTTAGAATCCTAA
- a CDS encoding DNA polymerase ligase N-terminal domain-containing protein — translation MALEEYKRKRRFEETPEPPAKVATKAGNRFVVQKHDATRLHYDFRLEMEGVLKSWAVPKGPSLDPADKRLAMQVEDHPVSYFDFEGNIPENNYGAGTVIVWDVGTWQPLSPVAVNGKYVPGTEAEAAAMIAKGDLKFRLNGKRLKGDFALIKMKGRRPGSKGNEWLMIKKHDDHVVEGYDIEGIEDSVLTGRTLADVAGDAGSAEWKSRPAGRGKLKAAWLADAVAKLDQKKAAGSGQKKNKKN, via the coding sequence ATGGCACTCGAAGAATATAAGCGGAAACGGCGGTTCGAGGAGACGCCCGAGCCTCCTGCGAAGGTGGCGACCAAGGCGGGGAATCGCTTTGTCGTGCAGAAGCATGACGCGACGCGGCTGCACTACGATTTTCGGCTGGAGATGGAAGGTGTGCTGAAGTCGTGGGCAGTGCCCAAAGGCCCGTCGCTGGATCCGGCGGACAAGCGGCTGGCGATGCAGGTCGAGGATCATCCCGTATCGTATTTCGATTTTGAGGGCAATATTCCCGAGAATAACTATGGCGCGGGAACGGTGATCGTGTGGGATGTAGGGACTTGGCAGCCGCTCTCGCCAGTCGCGGTGAATGGGAAGTACGTTCCAGGCACCGAAGCGGAAGCTGCGGCGATGATCGCCAAAGGGGATTTGAAGTTTCGTCTCAACGGCAAGCGGCTCAAGGGTGATTTCGCGTTGATCAAAATGAAGGGCCGGCGTCCTGGAAGCAAAGGCAACGAATGGCTCATGATCAAGAAGCACGACGATCACGTCGTGGAAGGATACGACATCGAAGGGATCGAGGATTCGGTGCTCACCGGGCGGACTCTGGCGGATGTTGCGGGAGACGCGGGATCGGCGGAGTGGAAGAGCCGCCCAGCCGGCCGCGGTAAATTGAAGGCAGCTTGGCTGGCGGATGCAGTAGCAAAACTCGATCAGAAAAAAGCCGCTGGGAGCGGGCAAAAAAAAAACAAGAAAAACTGA